The Sediminispirochaeta smaragdinae DSM 11293 genome has a segment encoding these proteins:
- a CDS encoding ABC transporter permease, producing MNRRLNTILVQCVSITVAFALGAVVIKMIGISPLFAYGALLNGSFGSINAIGETLVKMTPLILTGLSYAFAARAGLINIGAEGQLYVGGILATLVGSNFAGLPMIIHVPFAVAAAFAGGAVWGGLVGLLKVKFGANEIITTVMLNYIAIYLVSFLVTGPMKAPPGTMPESRPIVDSAQLVRILPGTRLHIGIFIALLALLFYYFFIFKMRQGYEMRVVGNNMESARAAGMRPQRTMVLAMLLAGGMGGLAGGVEILGIQGRLLQSFSPGYGFDGIAVALVGVNNPVGIVLGALLFGFLRAGGNRMQLIAQVPVSVIYVVQGLVITFVIIGQNLHVFQKVGVNRPFRRKTGDGPAPEVL from the coding sequence ATGAACAGACGATTGAACACTATTCTTGTGCAGTGTGTCTCTATCACTGTAGCCTTTGCCCTTGGTGCCGTCGTGATCAAAATGATCGGGATATCACCGCTTTTTGCCTATGGTGCGCTCCTTAACGGCTCTTTCGGAAGCATCAATGCAATCGGAGAAACTCTCGTTAAGATGACGCCCCTTATCCTCACAGGCTTAAGTTACGCCTTTGCCGCCAGAGCCGGACTTATCAACATCGGAGCGGAGGGGCAACTCTATGTAGGGGGGATCTTAGCAACCCTTGTCGGCTCCAACTTTGCCGGACTGCCTATGATTATTCACGTGCCTTTTGCCGTTGCCGCCGCTTTTGCAGGCGGAGCAGTATGGGGCGGATTGGTAGGTCTTCTTAAAGTAAAGTTTGGCGCCAATGAAATCATCACAACGGTGATGCTCAACTATATTGCCATCTATCTGGTAAGCTTTCTCGTTACCGGTCCGATGAAGGCTCCGCCCGGAACAATGCCCGAAAGTCGACCGATTGTCGATTCTGCGCAACTGGTGCGGATATTGCCCGGAACAAGGCTTCATATCGGCATCTTCATTGCCCTTCTTGCTCTGCTTTTTTACTATTTTTTTATATTTAAAATGCGGCAGGGGTATGAAATGCGGGTTGTAGGGAACAACATGGAGTCGGCCCGGGCCGCAGGGATGCGTCCTCAGCGTACAATGGTTCTCGCCATGCTTCTTGCCGGAGGAATGGGAGGGCTGGCAGGTGGCGTTGAGATCCTTGGAATCCAGGGACGCCTGCTGCAATCCTTTAGTCCCGGCTACGGATTCGACGGTATTGCCGTTGCTCTGGTTGGGGTGAACAACCCTGTCGGCATCGTTCTTGGAGCCTTGCTTTTCGGCTTTCTTCGAGCCGGGGGCAACAGAATGCAGCTGATTGCCCAGGTACCGGTTTCGGTTATCTACGTCGTCCAGGGCTTGGTTATTACCTTTGTGATCATCGGTCAGAATCTGCATGTTTTTCAAAAGGTCGGGGTAAACCGCCCCTTCCGTCGGAAGACTGGGGACGGTCCTGCCCCGGAGGTGCTCTGA
- a CDS encoding ABC transporter permease codes for MELLSYLLATDLRMAAPILIAALGLLFMEKSGVVNIGCEGMMLFGTFFGVFFARLSGSPWIGLLFAGMTGMVIGLFFAFIVVTLRANQIVTGIALNIIAQGATSTLNRLIFGVSSQAANAPGFEVVPIPLLSKIPVIGDSLFNQMGPIYLALLLVPLIRWFMMKTTMGLKIRAVGEHPHSADTAGINVRSVRYGSILAGSFLVGAAGGFLSLGILSLFSENMVSGRGYIALAVIIFGKWNSWGVLAAALVFGLGDAVQIKMQTAGSSIPYQFLMMLPYILTILALSGFVGKAESPAASGKPFRNDEL; via the coding sequence ATGGAACTTCTTAGTTATCTACTGGCGACCGATCTGCGAATGGCCGCTCCTATTCTCATTGCCGCTCTTGGGCTCCTTTTCATGGAAAAAAGCGGTGTAGTCAATATCGGTTGCGAAGGGATGATGCTCTTCGGGACCTTTTTCGGTGTTTTCTTTGCCCGGCTTTCAGGTTCACCCTGGATAGGCTTGCTTTTTGCCGGAATGACCGGGATGGTCATTGGGCTCTTTTTTGCATTCATTGTGGTTACCCTGCGGGCTAATCAGATTGTGACGGGGATAGCCCTAAACATTATTGCTCAGGGGGCCACCTCGACCCTGAACCGACTTATCTTCGGCGTGTCAAGCCAGGCGGCCAATGCGCCGGGCTTTGAGGTTGTTCCCATTCCCCTGCTTTCGAAGATTCCCGTTATCGGGGATTCCCTTTTTAATCAGATGGGGCCCATCTATCTCGCCCTGCTCCTTGTTCCTCTGATCCGCTGGTTTATGATGAAGACAACCATGGGTCTGAAGATTCGTGCCGTGGGAGAACATCCCCATTCTGCCGATACTGCAGGAATAAATGTACGCTCTGTGCGCTATGGCAGCATTCTGGCCGGATCCTTTCTCGTGGGGGCGGCCGGAGGATTCCTCTCTCTTGGTATTCTGAGCCTCTTTTCTGAAAATATGGTGAGCGGAAGAGGGTATATCGCCCTGGCCGTCATCATTTTCGGGAAGTGGAACTCTTGGGGAGTTCTTGCCGCCGCCCTGGTTTTTGGCCTCGGGGATGCGGTACAGATCAAGATGCAAACGGCCGGGAGTTCGATTCCCTATCAGTTTCTCATGATGCTTCCTTATATCCTGACGATTCTGGCACTTTCCGGATTTGTCGGAAAAGCGGAATCTCCTGCGGCATCGGGGAAACCCTTTCGCAACGACGAGCTATAG
- a CDS encoding ABC transporter ATP-binding protein, whose product MDTYETVLEMRGITKVFPGVVANDAINFDLRKGEVHALLGENGAGKSTLMGILSGVYQPTEGSIVLEGAPVRFDSARDAIHNGIGMVYQHFMLVPKLTVAENIMLGIKRPKEPLLQIDKASEQIVAFARTYGMDLDPEQKVASLTVGQQQRVEIVKALFRGAKILVLDEPTAVLTPKEIQELFSMIKMLTDQNFSVIFISHKIDEVIEISNRISVLRRGKLEATINNEGVSKEELAGLMVGRDVSFCVEKTPCCPGDSVLALEGVGLKDREGRPLLKDVNFEVHEGEIFGVAGVDGNGQDELLEVITGLRSASEGSVCIVGQEVLGKSPRQILEMGLAHIPADRQARGLVLSMDIKENFIINDYYRSPHSKRDIISWPFVRKHTKENIERFDVRTSSIDTPVSTLSGGNQQKLILARELHGKPVLLAAMHATRGLDVGAIEYVHQRILEQRAAGTAVLYISTELEELMSFSDRIAVMFRGEIMGIVRPEEVTIDQIGLMMAGSIT is encoded by the coding sequence ATGGATACATATGAAACAGTCCTGGAAATGAGAGGTATTACCAAGGTTTTTCCCGGTGTCGTTGCCAATGATGCTATTAATTTCGATCTACGAAAGGGTGAGGTCCATGCCCTTCTCGGAGAAAATGGGGCGGGGAAAAGTACCCTGATGGGCATTCTTTCCGGGGTTTACCAGCCGACGGAGGGATCAATCGTGTTGGAGGGGGCCCCTGTCCGTTTCGATTCCGCCAGGGATGCCATTCATAACGGTATTGGGATGGTGTATCAGCATTTCATGCTGGTGCCGAAACTGACGGTTGCGGAGAATATCATGCTTGGGATCAAGCGGCCGAAGGAACCGCTTCTGCAGATCGACAAGGCATCGGAACAGATCGTCGCTTTTGCCCGTACATATGGCATGGATTTAGATCCGGAACAGAAGGTCGCTTCCCTCACCGTCGGCCAGCAGCAGCGGGTTGAGATTGTAAAAGCACTCTTTCGCGGGGCAAAGATCCTTGTTCTTGATGAGCCTACGGCGGTCCTTACCCCGAAAGAGATCCAAGAGCTTTTTAGTATGATCAAGATGCTTACCGATCAGAACTTTTCCGTTATCTTTATAAGCCATAAGATCGACGAGGTTATTGAGATCAGCAATCGTATTTCCGTGCTTCGGCGGGGTAAACTTGAAGCAACTATCAATAACGAGGGAGTTTCCAAGGAAGAATTGGCTGGTCTCATGGTCGGCCGCGATGTTTCCTTCTGTGTTGAGAAAACTCCCTGCTGCCCGGGGGATTCCGTCCTTGCTCTTGAAGGGGTGGGGCTAAAGGACCGCGAAGGTCGACCTCTCCTGAAGGATGTGAACTTTGAGGTACACGAAGGGGAAATTTTTGGGGTAGCCGGTGTCGATGGAAACGGGCAGGACGAATTACTCGAGGTGATAACGGGTCTTCGATCCGCCTCGGAAGGATCGGTTTGCATCGTCGGTCAGGAGGTCCTGGGAAAAAGCCCCCGCCAGATCCTGGAAATGGGCTTGGCTCATATCCCTGCGGACCGACAAGCCCGCGGCCTTGTGTTGAGCATGGATATCAAAGAGAATTTTATTATCAATGATTATTATCGCTCTCCGCATAGCAAACGGGATATCATCTCCTGGCCCTTTGTCAGAAAGCATACAAAGGAAAACATCGAGCGCTTCGATGTTAGAACCTCTTCCATTGATACCCCGGTTTCGACCCTTTCAGGGGGAAACCAGCAAAAGCTGATTCTTGCCAGGGAGCTTCATGGCAAGCCGGTCCTTTTGGCTGCAATGCATGCCACCCGGGGGCTCGATGTGGGGGCCATTGAATATGTACATCAACGGATACTCGAACAGCGTGCAGCGGGAACCGCGGTCCTGTATATTTCGACAGAGTTAGAAGAGCTTATGAGCTTTTCAGATAGGATTGCCGTGATGTTCAGGGGGGAAATTATGGGGATTGTTCGGCCCGAAGAAGTGACAATTGATCAAATTGGGCTTATGATGGCAGGAAGTATAACGTAA
- a CDS encoding GntR family transcriptional regulator codes for MKEYGPQGKKFPKYKVIKHYLLQRIKEMVPGDNRLETEEVLSEKMGVSKATVRQAMDELISEDLITRQQGKGVFGHPRVGELKMHLGLWANFRDYLSRAGYRVSVTQSPFRVDIASKHMVARAPSLEGAHVYAFDWIYYANDKPVIVCRIEVPMDLVINPLQSEVPPLTLKESLKTLSGKNFSYAISWIRSSLDREAARLFALDEMTAFLVWDENFFDLYDNHLCYNEILFHPDYLDFSIICHF; via the coding sequence ATGAAGGAGTATGGACCACAAGGAAAGAAGTTCCCAAAATATAAAGTTATCAAGCACTATCTGTTGCAGCGGATTAAGGAAATGGTGCCGGGAGATAACCGTTTGGAAACGGAAGAGGTCCTATCGGAAAAGATGGGAGTGAGCAAGGCGACGGTCCGGCAGGCAATGGATGAGCTGATTAGCGAGGACCTAATAACACGGCAGCAGGGAAAAGGTGTATTCGGCCATCCCCGAGTCGGGGAATTGAAAATGCATCTTGGCCTCTGGGCCAATTTTCGGGATTATCTTTCCCGGGCGGGATATCGAGTGTCCGTAACTCAATCTCCGTTTCGGGTAGATATCGCCTCGAAGCATATGGTCGCACGAGCTCCCTCTCTTGAGGGGGCACACGTGTATGCCTTCGATTGGATTTATTATGCCAACGACAAACCTGTTATCGTCTGTAGGATCGAGGTTCCCATGGATCTCGTTATCAATCCTCTTCAGTCCGAGGTGCCTCCTCTTACCCTCAAAGAGAGCCTGAAGACGCTGAGCGGGAAAAATTTTTCCTATGCCATCAGCTGGATTCGCAGTTCTCTTGACAGGGAGGCTGCCAGGCTCTTCGCTCTTGATGAGATGACCGCTTTCTTGGTATGGGATGAAAATTTTTTCGATTTATACGATAATCATCTTTGTTATAATGAGATTCTGTTTCATCCCGATTATCTCGATTTTTCGATCATCTGCCATTTTTAG
- a CDS encoding xanthine dehydrogenase family protein molybdopterin-binding subunit, with translation MRTIGSSVPVHDAQAKVKGACLYTDDLEPSDLLYAKLLYSKEAHARIVSVDSTEAEAMEGVIAVLSCFNTTPRFYNSAKRFDEQEVPEDEQIFPRIVQHVGDRVAAVVAERPEQALRALRAIKVTYEPLPAVFDPEESLALQDGSGLYAKISTSGGDLEAGFSQADAVFEGRKETEAIHHLALEPHSVIAECRNGKKATVWTSTQTTFAVRMLLSELFGFPRSRIRVVKPVMGGGFGAKIPMILEPVALAAAIKTGRPVKLTLSRKEAFFATRMRHASKTRIKTGVKKDGTIIAQDITILFNGGAYCTQSINVGAATVHDIVNCFRTPNIRVTALPVRTNLPVAGAMRGYGSPQMHFALQTHLAQVARQLGIDFYTFLERNLVHPDAISPVGGRSLGNPRPLDCLRKGGELFGWKAKSALPRIVGKNRFHGVGIGVGTHGNGVFGAHLDYTGIRVRMNEDDTVLLFTGSHDMGNGSVTVQKMIVSQELDVPLERIEAVESDTENCPYNLGDYASRGVFVSAEAARRAAVALRALILEKGGILTGRPSAELSLGAEALLGSDGTSVMSRKELFRRVNQELQQDLEVTESWANAAGRTSYGIHFAEVEVDGNSGEVDILSYVAVHDVGKVLNRQGIEGQLEGGIHMSTGYALSEELRFDEKGAVINGSLGRYNIIRASRMPKKLIVDFIEEGEEPGPYGAKSIGECATVPGAAAIANGVADALGIEVNHIPLTPERVLALLSSKNGEDLCPA, from the coding sequence ATGAGAACCATCGGATCAAGCGTTCCTGTTCATGATGCGCAGGCAAAGGTAAAAGGTGCCTGCTTGTATACCGACGATTTGGAGCCCTCGGACCTCCTTTATGCCAAGCTGCTTTACTCAAAAGAGGCGCATGCAAGGATTGTCTCTGTCGACAGCACTGAGGCCGAGGCAATGGAAGGAGTCATTGCCGTCCTCTCCTGTTTCAATACCACGCCGCGTTTCTACAACAGCGCCAAGCGCTTTGATGAGCAGGAGGTGCCCGAGGATGAGCAGATCTTTCCCCGAATCGTCCAGCATGTGGGCGACAGGGTTGCGGCGGTGGTTGCCGAACGTCCCGAGCAGGCTTTGCGAGCTCTAAGGGCAATCAAGGTAACATACGAACCGCTTCCGGCTGTTTTTGATCCAGAAGAGTCCCTTGCCCTGCAGGATGGTTCCGGACTGTATGCGAAGATTTCGACCTCCGGGGGCGATCTCGAAGCCGGCTTCTCCCAGGCCGATGCTGTTTTCGAGGGGAGGAAAGAGACCGAGGCGATACACCATCTCGCCTTAGAGCCCCACTCGGTGATTGCCGAATGCCGGAACGGAAAGAAAGCCACTGTCTGGACCAGTACCCAGACGACCTTTGCGGTGAGGATGCTCCTTTCCGAACTCTTCGGATTTCCCAGAAGTCGAATCAGGGTTGTTAAACCGGTCATGGGCGGTGGATTCGGTGCAAAGATACCGATGATTCTTGAGCCCGTGGCCCTTGCCGCGGCGATCAAAACCGGCAGGCCGGTTAAGCTCACCCTTTCGCGAAAAGAGGCCTTCTTTGCCACACGAATGCGGCACGCGTCCAAAACCAGGATCAAAACCGGGGTAAAGAAGGACGGTACCATTATCGCACAGGATATCACCATACTCTTCAATGGGGGAGCTTACTGCACCCAAAGCATCAACGTCGGTGCCGCAACGGTTCACGATATCGTAAATTGCTTCAGGACTCCCAATATTCGGGTAACGGCTCTTCCCGTACGGACAAACCTCCCGGTTGCCGGAGCCATGCGTGGTTATGGATCACCTCAGATGCACTTCGCCCTCCAGACCCACCTCGCCCAGGTTGCGCGGCAGTTGGGGATCGACTTTTATACCTTTCTTGAACGTAATCTTGTACACCCTGATGCGATCTCTCCCGTGGGAGGGAGAAGCCTTGGAAACCCCAGACCCCTTGATTGTCTGCGCAAAGGTGGGGAGCTATTCGGTTGGAAGGCAAAAAGCGCATTGCCCAGGATAGTCGGGAAGAATCGCTTCCACGGTGTGGGAATCGGTGTCGGAACCCATGGGAATGGCGTCTTCGGCGCTCATCTTGACTATACCGGTATCAGGGTCCGGATGAACGAGGATGATACGGTGCTTCTCTTTACCGGCAGTCACGATATGGGCAACGGATCGGTGACGGTTCAGAAGATGATCGTTAGCCAGGAGCTCGACGTTCCTCTGGAGCGTATCGAGGCGGTGGAATCGGATACCGAAAACTGTCCCTACAACCTTGGCGATTATGCCAGCCGCGGCGTCTTTGTCTCTGCCGAGGCGGCAAGGAGAGCGGCAGTTGCTCTACGGGCTTTAATCCTCGAAAAGGGAGGAATTTTGACCGGTCGCCCCTCGGCAGAGCTCTCCTTGGGGGCAGAGGCCCTGTTGGGAAGCGACGGCACCTCTGTGATGAGCCGCAAAGAGCTGTTTCGGCGAGTCAATCAGGAGTTGCAGCAGGATCTGGAGGTAACCGAAAGCTGGGCGAATGCGGCAGGGCGTACCTCATACGGCATCCATTTCGCTGAAGTAGAGGTCGACGGCAACAGCGGAGAGGTCGATATTCTCTCCTATGTGGCGGTCCACGATGTGGGTAAGGTTTTGAACCGGCAGGGCATTGAGGGGCAGCTCGAGGGTGGGATTCATATGTCGACAGGCTACGCCCTGAGTGAGGAGCTTCGTTTCGATGAAAAGGGTGCCGTGATAAACGGTTCTCTCGGACGCTACAACATCATTCGTGCGAGTCGAATGCCGAAAAAGCTGATTGTCGATTTCATCGAAGAGGGGGAAGAACCTGGCCCCTACGGGGCAAAAAGCATCGGCGAATGTGCCACTGTTCCCGGGGCTGCTGCGATTGCAAATGGTGTTGCTGATGCCCTCGGGATCGAAGTTAACCACATTCCTCTTACACCTGAGCGGGTTCTTGCCCTCCTTTCCTCAAAGAACGGCGAGGATCTATGTCCGGCTTGA